The nucleotide window TCCCAGGCGAGCGACACCACTGTGGACAATGCCGCGACGACCGGCACGAATGAGGACGGTCCGATGGCCGCGTGGCTGCGCCAGGATCTCGCCAGCACCACCGCCACGTGGATCCTCGCCTTCTGGCACCATCCGCCCTACTCGAAGGGCAGCCATGACTCGGACTCCGAGACCCAGATGGTGAACATGCGCACGCGCTTCAACCCGATCCTCGAGCAGGGCGGGGTGGACATGGTCTTCGTCGGCCACAGCCACAACTACGAGCGCAGCTTCCTCCTCGACGGTCACTACGGCACCAGCGGCACGATCACGACCGCGATGAAGAAGAATGCCGGCAACGGCAGCACCACCGGCATCACCACCGGAGCGTCCGGCGTCATCCGCCGAGCACCGAACTTCACAGCCACCACCACCACCGCGGGCACGGTGATTCCCGCGGACGGCGCCTACAAGAAGCCGCTCACCGGTCCGCGCGACCACTTCGGCACCGTTTACAACACCGCGGGCATGTCCGGCCTGGCGGACGCCGGTTCGATCAACCACACCGCGATGTATATTTCGTACAATACGGTGGGCACCGTGAACATCGACATCAACGGCAACACGTTGAAGGCCACCTACGTCCAGTCCGGCGGTGCGACTCCGGACAACTACACGATCGTCAAGGAAGGCGCGGCCGACACCGATGGCGACGGCATTCCGGATGCCTACGAGATGGCCAACGGTCTCAACCGCTATTCCAACGATGCAAATGCGAACACGGATGGAGATGGAGTGTCGAACTTCCTCCAGTTCGCTTTCGGTCTCGATCCGCGGGTGGGGGGAGACACCACGCCGGTGGATGTGAACGTGGGTTCGCACAGCCTGGCCAAGCGCGGCATGCCGGCCACCTGGTATCAGGCGACCAACAATGGCACGGACTTCCGCGTGCTTTTCACCCGCCGCAAGGACTACCAGGAGGCAGGGGTTTCCTATACGCCGCAGTTCAGCGCCGACCTTGTGAATTGGACCAGCAGCAACGCCACCCAGGAGGTGGTGGCGGATGGCGGCGATGTGGAGGCGGTCAGCATCCGCTACCCGCTGTTCGTCGGTGGGCGCAAGGCGCGGTACTTCCGCATCCAGGTCAGCAGCAACCACTGAAAACTCCTACCTGCACCATTCATGAAATCCATTTGCTCCCTCGCCCTCGCCGCTTGCTTCGCGGCGGCGGCCCCATCGCAGGCGGCGGTTGTTTACAGCGGCTTGCAGAATATCACGGTGACCACGACCTTCGATGGCGTGTATCTGGACGTGGATGCCGGCACGACCAGCGGCACCGAAACCACCGGTTGGGACATCAATCCTTTCTTTGGCGGTGAAGGCGTTGCGAACAGCCCGGACTTCCAACCGGCCCGCACCACCATTGCTCTCGATGCTCCGATCCTGAACATCGCGCCCGGCAGCACGGTGGACGGCACCTTGAACTTCCTCACCGGCTTCGGTGGCTCGGATTCCCATACCGGCAACGGCGTCGGTCAGTTCGCCTCGGGTACGGAAGGTTACATCGGCTTCAAGCTCACACCGAACGATGACAGCGGCACCTTCTACGGCTGGATGCGCGTTGTGTTCTCCAACGATGGCTCCACCGGTGTGATCCGTGACTGGGCCTATGAAACCAGTGGCTCCGGTATCACCGTGGGTGCTGTCCCGGAGCCTTCGGCGTTCGCGCTGCTGGGCCTCGGTGCCGCCGGATTGCTCCGCCGCAAGCGGAAGTAATGCGACCGGGAACTTATCATCAAAAAAGGGCGGCCTTCACAGGTCGCCCTTTTCATTTCCAGCGGCTCAATCGTCGAGGTAGTCGCGCAGCGCCTCGCGCAGGGTAGTCCTTGCGCGGAAGAGCAGACTCTTGATCGCCGGAACGGTCAGGTCGAGCACCTTGGCGATTTCCTCATATGGCATCTGCTCGTAGCGCCGCAGCACCACGGCCACGCGCTGGGCCTCCGGCAGCGATTGGATCGCCTTGTCCACCGCGGCCTGGAGTTCTCCTTGGAGAAGGGTGGAGTCTGGTTCGCGCTCGGTGGGCGCGGGGAGATGGAAATTGGCGGAATCCTCGCGCTCCTCTACGGAGACCTCCTTGCGTCGCCCGCGGCGGCGGCTCTCGTTGAAGACGAGGTTGCGCGTGATGGTGAAGAGGTAGGTCGTGAACTTCGCCTCCGGCCGGTAGCGTTTCGCATGCCTCCACAGCCGCAGGAAAACCTGTTGGGCGATGTCCTCGGCCTCGGCCGGATCGCCCAGCATCTTGGCCACGGTGCCGACCACCGCGTGCTGGTGGCGCTCCACGATCTGGCGGAAGGCGTCATGATCTCCATTGCCGGCACGCGCCATCAGCACCGTGTCCAAGGACTCGGCGGCGGGTTCGTGTGGCAGTTCCATGTCGGCCATGACGGTCGGCGAGAGGATGGCGACTCCGGCACTCAGCATGATTGCAGGTAGCAACCCGTGGCGTGCCGGAAAGTTGCGGCTTCAGGGGGCTAAAAGTTCGGATTCGGCCCACTCTTGGACGTCGGGATCGAGAAAAACTTCATCCAGGACATCGCGGGCCCAGTCTTCGCGGGAGGCGAGCACCTTCAGCATCCGCCAGGCCACGACTTGGGCGGCGGGCAGTTCGCTCCACACGGTTTCCGCCAAGCAGCGCCATTCCTGGCCGGCCAGCGATTTCGGGCGATCCAACGCTTCCTGGCAGGACTCGGACACCAGCAGGGTGCGATCCAGCGAGGGCTCGGCGGCCACCGGCGGGATTTCATAGGCACGCAGCGGCACCCCGGCGGCACCGGTCAGCTCGCATTTGGATTTTGCCCGTCGCGCCAGATCCTTGCCCAGTGCCTGCAGGGCGGCCACCCGGGCCTGATGGATTTCGTGTCCCTTTGCCATGTGCGGGGCGATGTTAGCGGTTGGGCGGGCGCTGGGGAGAGATTTTTGAGGCCGTCATTCTCCTTGCGCGGCAAGGATTTTGGTTGTTAGGGTAGGGGCACCTATGAAATTGCGTCCCCTTTGGCTGGCTCTGCCCGCCTGCGCCGTG belongs to Luteolibacter ambystomatis and includes:
- a CDS encoding RNA polymerase sigma factor codes for the protein MLSAGVAILSPTVMADMELPHEPAAESLDTVLMARAGNGDHDAFRQIVERHQHAVVGTVAKMLGDPAEAEDIAQQVFLRLWRHAKRYRPEAKFTTYLFTITRNLVFNESRRRGRRKEVSVEEREDSANFHLPAPTEREPDSTLLQGELQAAVDKAIQSLPEAQRVAVVLRRYEQMPYEEIAKVLDLTVPAIKSLLFRARTTLREALRDYLDD
- a CDS encoding PEP-CTERM sorting domain-containing protein, whose protein sequence is MKSICSLALAACFAAAAPSQAAVVYSGLQNITVTTTFDGVYLDVDAGTTSGTETTGWDINPFFGGEGVANSPDFQPARTTIALDAPILNIAPGSTVDGTLNFLTGFGGSDSHTGNGVGQFASGTEGYIGFKLTPNDDSGTFYGWMRVVFSNDGSTGVIRDWAYETSGSGITVGAVPEPSAFALLGLGAAGLLRRKRK